One Paenarthrobacter aurescens TC1 DNA window includes the following coding sequences:
- a CDS encoding putative transcriptional regulator, IclR family (identified by match to protein family HMM PF01614), with protein sequence MVQGAQVVGRVALLLRLVGRKPEGTSLAGLVRESGLTRPTVHRLLTSLAAEGLLEHDSDSGKWVLGPEIFLLGSVAAARFPMEDIARPSLRRLAAETGESAFFSIRRGNETVCVLREEGSFPVRSFVLHEGVRFPLGVASAGTAIMAFLPPEEQESLLNDWPGHAGDFAAGHPAGVVRDNLEQTRLAGYSVNPGLILEGSWGMGAAVFDQQGRPAWALSLTGIEPRFRPDRQEFLGKLLLEEAHRMTARLQGAS encoded by the coding sequence ATGGTTCAGGGAGCACAAGTAGTAGGCCGGGTAGCCCTGCTGCTTCGTCTGGTGGGACGAAAGCCCGAAGGCACCTCATTGGCTGGCTTGGTACGTGAGTCCGGGCTGACCAGGCCAACCGTGCACCGGCTGCTGACGTCGCTGGCTGCTGAAGGGCTGTTGGAGCACGATTCAGACTCTGGAAAATGGGTGCTGGGCCCGGAGATCTTCCTGCTGGGATCCGTAGCTGCTGCACGTTTCCCCATGGAGGACATCGCCCGGCCGTCGCTGCGCCGGTTGGCTGCCGAGACAGGGGAGAGTGCCTTCTTCTCCATACGTCGTGGAAACGAAACCGTGTGCGTGTTGCGGGAGGAGGGCTCGTTCCCCGTGCGTTCCTTCGTGCTGCACGAGGGGGTGCGGTTCCCGCTGGGAGTCGCGTCGGCAGGGACGGCGATCATGGCTTTCCTGCCTCCCGAAGAGCAGGAATCGTTGCTCAACGACTGGCCGGGGCATGCGGGCGACTTTGCCGCGGGACATCCGGCCGGCGTAGTGCGGGACAACCTGGAGCAGACCCGTTTGGCCGGCTACTCCGTAAATCCCGGGCTGATTCTTGAGGGCAGCTGGGGGATGGGCGCTGCAGTGTTTGACCAGCAGGGAAGGCCGGCGTGGGCTCTTTCCTTGACAGGCATTGAGCCAAGATTCCGGCCGGACCGCCAAGAGTTCCTGGGCAAACTGTTGCTCGAGGAAGCGCACCGAATGACCGCGCGGTTACAAGGCGCTAGCTGA
- a CDS encoding acetyltransferase, GNAT family protein (identified by match to protein family HMM PF00583), whose translation MAIDVRPATVFDDVKTMVGPKSPDANVCWCLSYRIPSKLNQELQRQERGKFVKQLVAKDPPPGVLAYDGDEVVGWAAVHPRADTTFAKNRKIPQVDESNVWSVWCIRVRPGHRGKGISHELLRGAIDFAKSQGAPAIEGYPVDNKGGKVDLTMAYVGTRRLFEKAGFTKVAETTSVLNGFPRVLMRLDLS comes from the coding sequence ATGGCAATCGATGTTCGACCCGCGACGGTGTTCGATGACGTGAAAACCATGGTGGGGCCCAAGAGCCCCGATGCGAATGTGTGCTGGTGCCTGAGCTACCGGATCCCGTCGAAACTGAACCAGGAGCTCCAGAGGCAGGAGCGCGGGAAGTTCGTGAAGCAGCTGGTAGCTAAGGACCCGCCCCCAGGCGTTTTAGCCTACGACGGCGACGAAGTAGTCGGGTGGGCAGCGGTTCACCCGCGCGCGGACACCACTTTTGCGAAGAACCGCAAGATCCCCCAGGTGGATGAGAGCAACGTGTGGTCGGTCTGGTGTATTCGGGTGAGGCCCGGGCATCGCGGCAAGGGCATTTCGCACGAGTTACTGCGTGGGGCGATTGACTTCGCCAAGAGCCAAGGCGCGCCTGCCATCGAGGGTTACCCCGTGGACAACAAGGGCGGCAAGGTGGATCTGACCATGGCATACGTGGGCACCCGCCGACTGTTCGAGAAGGCCGGTTTCACAAAGGTCGCGGAAACGACGTCCGTGCTCAACGGCTTCCCCAGGGTGCTCATGCGCCTAGACCTCAGCTAG
- a CDS encoding putative fasciclin domain protein (identified by match to protein family HMM PF02469), producing MLSTKRPALAFVGLTAAALLGLTACGGSSTTSTPAASSAAPETSMAAPSPSASAMSSAAMDPAANLVGPGCAGYAAQVPDGAGSVMGMAQDPVAVAASNNPLLKTLTAAVSGQLNPKVDLVSTLNGSEFTVFAPVDDAFAKIDPATIETLKTDDALLSKILTYHVVPGQLTPDQVVGTHKTVQGGEVTVAGTKDALTVDGASNVICGGVQTANATVYLIDSVLMPK from the coding sequence ATGTTGTCCACAAAGCGCCCCGCCCTCGCCTTCGTTGGCCTCACTGCAGCCGCCCTTCTCGGACTTACTGCCTGTGGTGGTTCAAGCACCACCAGCACGCCGGCTGCTTCGTCTGCCGCCCCGGAAACCTCCATGGCGGCACCGTCGCCGTCGGCCTCCGCCATGTCCAGCGCTGCCATGGATCCGGCCGCTAACCTTGTGGGCCCCGGCTGCGCCGGTTACGCCGCACAGGTTCCGGACGGTGCCGGTTCGGTAATGGGCATGGCCCAGGACCCGGTAGCCGTAGCAGCATCGAACAACCCGCTGCTCAAGACCCTGACCGCCGCCGTTTCGGGTCAGCTCAACCCCAAGGTTGACTTGGTCTCCACCCTGAACGGCAGCGAATTCACGGTGTTCGCACCGGTTGACGATGCTTTCGCCAAGATCGACCCCGCCACAATCGAGACGCTCAAGACGGACGATGCCCTGCTGAGCAAGATTCTCACCTACCACGTAGTCCCCGGTCAGCTGACCCCGGACCAGGTCGTCGGCACCCACAAGACTGTCCAGGGTGGCGAAGTGACGGTTGCCGGCACCAAGGATGCCCTCACGGTTGACGGAGCTTCCAACGTGATTTGCGGCGGTGTTCAGACCGCCAACGCCACGGTTTACCTGATCGATTCAGTGCTGATGCCCAAATAG
- a CDS encoding hypothetical protein (identified by Glimmer2; putative) codes for MSKIATQGTLRLNTQSSAQAGKDVTLTLDSSKPMTVRIEVDHCPCGSEHNRAGSYVDTDFSR; via the coding sequence ATGTCCAAAATCGCTACCCAGGGCACCCTTCGCCTCAACACTCAGTCCAGCGCCCAGGCCGGCAAGGATGTGACTCTTACCTTGGACTCATCAAAACCAATGACCGTGCGTATTGAGGTTGACCACTGCCCCTGCGGTTCCGAACACAACCGGGCCGGCTCCTACGTCGACACTGACTTCAGCCGCTAG
- a CDS encoding putative choline/carnitine/betaine transporter (identified by match to protein family HMM PF02028; match to protein family HMM TIGR00842): protein MAINSDTKPLTPEEIPANGHVAGTPAAASPTNPARAENPEEVISVSPDTTLAALDAEDGGAEILPDSEEYEQIMEELRHAKTEQAVSARRNRKLTLDKVTFGITGAIAVAFVVWGFVGRDSLSATSKGALNWVMEYTGWLFMVLASLFVVFVLWLALGKFGNIPLGKDGEKPEFRTISWVAMMFAAGMGIGLMFYGVAEPLYHYISPPPGTVDGRTPAAIQTAMATSIFHWTLHPWAMYAVVGIAMAYGTYRLGRKQLVSAAFTSLFGIRMVEGPLGKFINILAIFATLFGTAASLGLGALQIGSGMTSNGWLGEVGTPVLVVIVAILTFCFVASAVSGISRGIQWLSNINMVLAVVLALIVFVAGPTLFILNLIPSAVGDYARDLAEMSSRTEAVGDDSLRSWMTSWTIFYWAWWISWTPFVGMFIARISRGRTIRQFVTGVLLVPSVVSVIWFGIFGGAAFHVQQEADKAGTPGLVTMVDGAPSINFDGALFDLVKNLGMPGWLTAAVIVLAMVLVAIFFVTGADAASIVMGSLSSNGAEHPRRGVVIFWGSLTGAVAAVMLLAGGDKPSEALSGLQRVTIVAALPFVIVMLLLCFALVKDLRRDPLQLHKRLATSVVERAIRTGVEQHGGVQFDLVTKHDCAEKCTESDCVGGTPTGTIPLVGKPQLESDDK, encoded by the coding sequence ATGGCTATAAACAGTGACACAAAACCGCTGACACCCGAGGAAATACCTGCCAACGGACACGTGGCAGGTACCCCGGCTGCAGCCAGCCCAACCAACCCCGCCCGCGCGGAGAACCCTGAAGAAGTCATCAGCGTCTCCCCCGACACCACCTTGGCAGCCCTCGACGCTGAGGACGGAGGCGCAGAAATCCTTCCCGATTCTGAAGAGTACGAACAGATCATGGAAGAGCTGCGCCACGCCAAGACCGAGCAGGCCGTTTCGGCCCGCCGGAACCGCAAACTTACTCTCGACAAAGTCACCTTCGGGATCACAGGCGCCATCGCCGTCGCCTTCGTGGTCTGGGGCTTCGTCGGAAGGGACAGCCTTTCCGCGACCTCCAAAGGCGCCCTGAACTGGGTCATGGAGTACACGGGCTGGCTGTTCATGGTCCTCGCATCATTGTTCGTCGTCTTCGTCCTGTGGCTTGCCCTCGGCAAGTTTGGCAACATCCCGCTGGGCAAAGACGGAGAGAAGCCTGAGTTCCGTACCATCTCCTGGGTAGCCATGATGTTCGCCGCAGGCATGGGCATCGGGCTCATGTTCTACGGTGTGGCTGAACCGCTGTACCACTACATCTCACCGCCCCCGGGCACCGTGGACGGCCGCACACCAGCAGCCATCCAGACGGCCATGGCCACATCCATCTTCCACTGGACCTTGCACCCCTGGGCCATGTACGCAGTGGTCGGCATCGCCATGGCCTACGGCACCTACCGGCTGGGCCGCAAGCAACTGGTCTCCGCAGCCTTCACATCGCTTTTCGGCATCCGCATGGTGGAAGGTCCGCTTGGGAAGTTCATCAACATCCTGGCCATCTTCGCCACGCTCTTCGGAACCGCCGCCTCACTGGGCCTCGGCGCACTCCAGATCGGCAGCGGCATGACATCCAATGGATGGCTGGGTGAGGTCGGCACTCCCGTGCTGGTGGTCATCGTCGCGATTCTGACCTTCTGCTTCGTGGCATCCGCTGTTTCAGGCATCAGCCGCGGCATCCAGTGGCTCTCCAACATCAACATGGTGTTGGCGGTTGTCCTGGCCCTTATTGTGTTCGTTGCCGGTCCCACCCTGTTCATCCTCAATCTCATCCCTTCCGCCGTGGGTGACTACGCCAGGGACCTCGCCGAAATGTCCTCACGGACCGAAGCTGTGGGAGACGACTCCCTGCGCAGCTGGATGACCAGCTGGACCATCTTCTACTGGGCTTGGTGGATCTCCTGGACGCCCTTCGTCGGAATGTTCATCGCCCGCATCAGCCGTGGCCGCACCATCCGCCAATTCGTCACCGGCGTCCTGCTGGTGCCCAGCGTTGTCAGCGTCATCTGGTTCGGCATTTTCGGCGGGGCTGCGTTCCACGTCCAGCAAGAAGCTGACAAAGCCGGCACACCGGGCCTTGTAACCATGGTGGACGGCGCGCCCTCCATCAACTTCGACGGCGCGCTCTTCGATCTGGTCAAGAACCTTGGCATGCCTGGTTGGCTGACCGCAGCCGTCATTGTCCTGGCCATGGTCCTGGTGGCGATATTCTTCGTCACCGGCGCCGACGCAGCCTCCATCGTGATGGGATCCCTCAGTTCCAATGGTGCCGAGCACCCGCGTCGAGGAGTGGTGATCTTCTGGGGAAGCCTCACCGGCGCAGTGGCAGCAGTCATGCTGCTTGCAGGCGGCGATAAACCATCGGAAGCGTTGTCAGGCCTGCAAAGAGTAACCATCGTGGCGGCGCTGCCTTTCGTGATCGTCATGCTGCTGCTCTGTTTCGCACTGGTCAAAGACCTCCGCCGCGACCCGCTGCAGTTGCACAAGCGCTTGGCCACTTCGGTGGTGGAACGAGCCATCCGGACGGGCGTCGAACAACACGGCGGCGTTCAGTTCGACCTCGTCACCAAGCACGATTGCGCTGAAAAATGCACGGAGTCCGACTGCGTCGGGGGAACACCCACGGGAACCATTCCGTTGGTTGGCAAACCCCAACTGGAATCAGACGACAAATAG